GGTGGAAGGGGTGGTCAAGCGCTCGGGGAACGCGTTGCAGGTGATCTTTGAAGGCGGGGAGGAACTGCCGATGCGGGTGGTCGGTGGCGGTGCCAGCGTTGCGCGTGAGCTGGCCACGGGGGGCAGTTTTGCGCTGCTTATGGTGAGTCTGCTGCTGCTTGTGCTGGGACTGTGGAGCCTCTTCAACAGCATCGGGCTGGTCTCGGTGGGCGGGTTTATGGTGGTGCTCACCCTGGGGGTGCTCCTCTCGTTGCTGGGCTTTGGCGCGCGGCTGACCGTTGGAGAGCTGGAGGCCAACGCCGCTCAGGTGGCGCGGGCGAAGACGTCGGCGGAGACCTCGATCCGCAAGATGATGGGGAGCTCGGCCAGGGGCTGGGAGCCGGTGTGGGAGGAGCCCTGGAATTTGAGCGCGGGCCCCTTTGAGGGGCTTAACCGCGCTGAGCGCGCGCGGGTGGAGTTGATGCGCGTCAATGTGAGCTCAACGATCGATGAGGCGCGGCGCTATCAGCGTCGCCCGCCGGAGGTCTTTTTCTCGATCGCGCTGGGTTACCCCTGGTTTAAGGAGGTCGCGCTGAGCGAAGCCGAGGAGGCGCTTAAGCCCGAGGTGGAGCGGGGCTGGCGTCGTGGGCTGGGCTTTGGGGCCGGGCTGGGCGGTGGCGCGTTGAGCGCGATTCTCATGATGCTCTTCAGCTTTATCGGCCTGAGGGAACTCACACGGTTGCGGATCTCGCGTAACCTGCCCACGCCACCGGTTGCGGGCGTCAGCTATGGTCCCACCGAAGTGAAGGGGCGAGTGGTGCTGCATCCGGACTACGGCACGATTGTGTCGCCGGTGAAGAATCGCCCCTGTGTGGCGTGGGCCATCGACGGGCAGACCTACGACAGCTCCATCGATCATAAGGGCAAGATCAAGAAGGGCTTTGAGACGAAAACCTACGAGGCGGTGCCCTTCTACTGCGTGGATGAGAGTGGGCAGGTGCTCGTGGAAGTGCATGGGGCCGAGATCCTCTCCGACCATGTGGAGACGCAAAAGCGCGGCAAAGACGAGACGCACTACCACCGCATCGACGAGGGCGACACGATCTATGTGCTGGGGACGGCGACCATCGATCCCGAGACGCATACCTCGTTGCGCATGGGGGTGGGCGAGAAGGACGTGCCTTATATTCTGAGCAACTGGAGTGAGCGTCGGGTGCAGCGCTCGAAGTTCCGCCGGGCGACGGCTTTTGTGGCGGTGGGACTTGTGGCCTTGATGGGCATGGCGCTCAGCGCGCTGGGGCTGGTCACGATCTTCTCACCGCTGATGCTGGTGGGGGTGGCCGCGGCGGTATTTGCCTGGGCGCTGATCATGCCGGTGATCTTCTTGTACAATGATCTGATCTTTATGCGTCTTCGCGTCGACCGGGCCTGGGCCAATATTGAGGTGGCGCTCAAGAAGCGTTTTGACCTGATATCGAAGCTCGAAGAGGTGGTGCGCGGGCATATGGAGCATGAGCGTGGGTTGCTCGAAGCGGTGAGCTCGGCGCGTGCTCGCCGCGAAAAGCTGGGTAAAAGCCGCGAGGGTCTGGAGGCTGTGGCCGAAGAGGAAGAGGTGCTCTCGCAGCGGGTCATGGGCCTCGTGGAGGCGTATCCCGAGCTCAAGAGCCAGGAGCTCGTCGACCAGTTCAGCCAGAGCCTCACCGAGGTGGAGAATGAGCTCGGCCTGATGCGCCAGGGCTACAACGATGCGGTGACCTTCTACAATACGCGTCGGGAGAGCTTCCCGCAGAAGGTGGTGGCCGGGCCCCTGGGCTTTACGCCCCGTCTGCTCTGGGAAGGGCGCGAGGGTCAGGCAGCGGGCCATGAGACGGCTGCGTGAGGTGTGTTGCCCCGAAGCGAGGGCCGGGGCGCGGTGGTGGTTTGCAGCGCCCGGGGCCTGTGTTAATTTTCCCGAGTTAACCCGTGCCGCGCTCGTCGTGGCAAAGCCCTCATGAAGGTCGGAGTCCTGCATGCTGATTGGTTATAATAACGACGTGGAGCACCGCGGGAAGACGTTCCACATTCAGACCGAAGATCGCGGGGCGAGTACCGACACGATTGAGACGCAGCTCTTTCATGGCGGGGCGATCCTCGATACGCGCATCACGAACTACAGCGAGCTGGTGGAGGGGTTGAGCGGGAAGACGCGCGACAAGAAGGTCAAGAGCGCGATGCAGGCCAGCCACCGCACCCTCTACAAGAAGCTGCTCTCCGGCGAATACGACCATATGGTGGGGCTGGAGCCTCTCTCTGATGCCGGTGCGGAGGATGTGGAGGCCAAGACCGAGGTCTTTAATCCCTCCCAGGAGCGGGTGCCGGCCTCGGCGCTGGCGGTGGAGGAAGGCGAGGTTGAGACGTTCGAGGGGCTCGGCGGGGAGAGTCATGTGGGGCTCTCGCAGCTCAAAGACAAGCTGGCCAACCTCAAAGAGGCCAGCACGGCGGCGGCCGATGGTGGTGAGGTCTCGGAGATTCTGGATCAGGCCGAGGTGGCTAAGGCTCCGGCTGCGGCGAAGCCTCAGGCCAGGCGAGGTCGTGAGCTCTCGGGGCGTTTTAACGTCAGCGAGCTCAAAGCCGGGCTTGCGCGGGCGCGCGGTAGCGAGATTCCGTCGACGGGAGTCAATGCCTACGACGGGCTTGAGCCGATCGATGAAGACCTTTCTCTGACCGAGCTAGTGGAGGCGTTCATCGGGGGATGAGCGCGAGCAGACGCGCGGCATCGTCGGGTGGCACCCGGGGAAAGATTCAAGAAATGATTGCATTGTATGACGTGAAAGTTCCCACCTGTGGTGCGGGGCGCGCAGACGCGCGTGCGCTCAGCTGGCGTGTGGAGCGGGGGCAGTGGGCTGAGGTTGTGGGTGGAGCCGGCAGCGGCAAGAGCGCGCTCTTTGAGGTGATCACGTTGATGAGCCAGCCGCTCTCGGGCCGACTGGTCGTGGCAGGACGTAACCTGGAGCGGGTGGGGCGAGGGGGGCTGAGTGCGGTACGGCAAGAGATCGGTGCGTGTGCGCAGTGGCCGCAGGTGTTGGTCGGGCGTACGGTGGTGGAACATGCGGTGTTGCCGATGGTCGCGCGTGGTGGGGCCTCGGGGGCGCTTGCTGCCGCCGAGGCGGTGCTGGAGGGGCTGGGGCTTGAGCACCTGCGCGACGTGCCCGGGAGCCAGCTTAGCGCCCAGGATCGCATGCTTGTCGGCGTGATGATGGCCACGGTCGGGAGCCCGAAACTTGTGGTGATCGACGCGGTGCATGAGGCGCTGGAGGCGGCCTGGCGAGGACGCGTGCTCTCCTGGTTGTGGCAGCTCAAAGAGCGGGGCAGCACCGTGGTGGTCCTGGGTCGCCGGCCGACGAGTCGGTCCTCGGGAGGTGAGATCTTGCGTCTGGATGCGGTGGCACCGGAGGCGGCGCTATGTTGAGAAGTCCGCTTGTGGCGCTGAGTCAGAGGCGCGTCTGGACGGCGTGTGTGCTTCTGGGATTGGCCGCCACGTTGAGCCTGGGAGGAGTGCTCGCGCTGGGGGGCTGGCAGCTGGAGCGCGCGCAGCAGAGCGCGGCGACGCAGTACTGGCCGGCTATTTACGTGGAGGGCCAGCCGGAGAGCGCGCAGCTCGACGTGCTCATCGCCGAGGTCGAGGGGTGGTCGCGGGTCGACCAGGTGCATCGACGCTCGCCAGAAGAGAGTTTGGATCTTTTGCGCGAGCGCCTCGGCGAGGAGGAGGTGCGTCGGATGGGGCTCGATGCCTCGCTTCTGCCGGTGGTGTTGGAGGTGGAGCCTTCGATGCTTGGGCAGGGCAGTGAGGCGCTGGCGGCCCGGGTTGCGGCGCTGGAGGTGCGGGAGGAGGTGGTGGCCGTGGATCTTCCCGAGTCGCAGGCGTTGGAGGCGCTGGCCGCCTGGCGGGCGATTCGCGCCGGGGTGTGGTTGTCCTGGGCGCTGGCGCTGATGGGGGCGTTGATGGGACTGGGCGGCCTGGTGTGGCGACTTCGTGAAGAGGAGCGCGCCGAACAGACGATGCTGGAGCAGTTTGGAGCTTCGCGCGTGGCGCTGGGCCGCCCCACGTTGATTCGCGGGCTGGTGCTGGGCGGGGCGGCCGGCGTGCTGGCCGCCCCGGCCACTCTTATGCTCTTCAGTGGGTTTCGCGCCGCGCTCCAGCCCCTGCTCGTCGATGCGACGCTGAGCGCGGCGGCGGCCGTGCCGGTCATGCTCGCTCAGGTGGTCGGCGGCGCGCTCCTGGGCACGCTGATCGGGTGGGTGCTGCGCCGCCCCCGTCAGTCCGACACGGCTCCAGGCGCGCTGCGCCCCCTGCTGGACTGGAGGCTTCCATGACGACCCGACGCTCCGGTGCTCGCCGGCTTGCCGGCGCTGTGCTTCTGGCGCTTTTTCTAAGCTCACCGGCCGGCGCCGAGGTTCCGGCGGCCGAAGGCCCGAATGCGCCCGGGTGGCTCAAGGGGCTTGATGCCCGTGAGCGCGACGCAATCGCGCTTGATGAAGAGCTCGAACGCCAGCTTGCGCAGGCCCGCGCGCTCGACGCCAGCGGCGACCTTGTGATGGCCGATGAGCACGCCGTCTGGCGTGCTACCCGGGGGATGCGACGCGAGATCAGCACTCGCCGGGCCGCATGGGACGCGGCCACGCGCAAGGTCGCCCGTCAGCCAGTGTGGCAGCCGCCGGCGCGCGCCGACCGCGTTAAACGCCTGCTTGAGCTGAGTGAGCTGGCGGCGATGGCCACGCTCCACGATGAGCTCGATACGCTCGGGGAGCTGGCCCGCGGGGTGGAGCGGGGGGCCGAGCTTTTGACCTGGCGCACCCGACTCGATGTGAGCATCGCCGAGCAGCAGGCGCTGATCGCCGCGCGAAAGCGCGAGCGCGCGCTGTGGATCGAGCAGGCGCTTCATCAGGGGGGCTCCGGGCTTCATCTGGCCTACGTGCAGGCCGCCCAGGCGCTGGAAGAGGCCGAGGCGTCGATGCCCGAAAACCCCTCGACGGCGGACTTTCACCGAAAGAAGGGGGCATTGGTGCCGCCGGTGAGCGCGCCGGTGACCCATCCCTTCGGGCCGCGAAAACTCAAGGGCACCCAGAGTACGGTGCGCCATACCGGCCTGACCTTTGAGGTGGAGGTGGGCACCGATGTGCGGCCGGTCTCCGAGGGGTTGGTGGTCTATGCCGAGCGTTTTGTGGGCTACGGGCTGGTGGTGATCGTGGACCACGGAGGCGACTACCACTCGCTCTACGCTCACCTTGAGCGCATCGAGGTGGAGGTGGGCCAGCGGGTGGGGCGCGCCGATGTGCTGGGGACCTCCGGGGAGAGCGGTCGGCTGGAGGGGCCGGGGCTTTATTTTGAGTTGCGGGAGCGCGGGCGCCCGGTGGATCCCGCGCCCTGGTTTGTGACCCGTTAAGAGAGCTGGCAAGCGTTGCTCGGGCAAGTGACCCCGATGAGCGCCCGGATTCTGGCCGCGAGACGCCTCTGGTGGCGCGGCTATTGAGGTTGAGATGTTGGAAGGAAAACGCATCGCCGTGGTGGTGCCGGCCTATTGCGAAGAGGCGATCTTGCCCCGCACTCTGGCGGGGCTCCCGGACTTTGTAGACCAGGTGATCGTGGTCGATGATGGCTCCCCGGATCGCACCTTTGAGGTGGCCCGGGCGCTGGCCCGTGATGAGGCGCGGGTGGAGGTGGTGCGCCTGGGCTTTAATCAGGGTGTGGGCCGCGCCATTGTGTGTGGCTATGAGCGCGCGCTGGCGATGGGGGCCGATGTTGTCGTTGTGATGGCTGCAGACGATCAGATGGATCCGGCCGATCTTCCCGCCGTGCTCGCTCCGCTTCTGCAGGGATGCGCGGACTACGTCAAAGGCAACCGCCTTCGCCATCCCGAGATCGGACGCATGCCTCCTCTTCGGCGTGCCGGGACCGCGGTGCTGGCTCGAATGACCAGCCTGGTCAGTGGGCTTGAGGGCCTGGAGGATACCCAGTGTGGCTACACCGCGATCAGCCGCCAGATGCTCAAGGCGTTGCCGCTGCGCGAGCTCTATCCGCGCTATGGATACCCCAACGATATGTTGATTCGCCTGGCGGAGCAGGGCGCCCGGGTGGTTCAACCGGTGGTGCGTCCGGTGTACGCCGATGAGGTCTCCGGGTTGAAGATCTCCCGGGTGGTGGGGCCGATCAGCGGCATTCTGTTGCGGGGGGCGGTGCGGCGAGTGCGTCGTCTCAAGGTCAGCGGGTCGGTGCGCGGAGAAGTTGTCACGCTGCGCGCGGGTGCAGCGTGTGAAGGGGCAGGCGCCCTCGCCGGAGCGCAGTCGTGGGACGATGCGCTCGCTGCGGCCGAGTAACTGTCGATGAACCTTCTGGTGTTGACCAGCAGCTACCCGCGTTTTGAGGGCGACGGGGCCGGCGCCTTTGTGGCGCGCTGGTGTGAGAGCCTGGCCGCGCGGGGGCACCGCGTGCGGGTGTTATGCTTTCGTGGCGAGGGAGCTCCACCCGGTTCGCCGCGGGAGGTGGGCGGGGTCCGCGTGCGTTTTGTGCCCTATGCGCCGCGCGCGCAGGAGCGCCTGTTCTTTGGTGCCGGCGGCCCGGAGAATCTGGAGAAGACGCCGGCGCTGGCCGCTCTGATGGTGCCGGCTGCAGCGGCGATGCTGGCTGCGGGGTTGCAGGAGCTGCGCGCCGAGCGTGCCGATCGCATCGTGGGGCATTGGGTGCTTCCCGGCGGGGTGCTGGCCCGGGCGCTGGGTCGGCTCACCGGGGTGCCCTCGGTGGTGGTGGGGCATTCGGGCGGGGTGCATGCGCTGGGTCGGCTGCCGCGCGGGGTGGCGCGTGTGGTGGCCGGTGAGATGCTGGCCGGGCCGGTGACGATGAGCAGCGGGGTGCTCGCCGGCAGGCTCTGTGATCTGGCGGCCCGACCCGGGGCGCTGGCCTCGGTGGTGGTGGCACCGATGGGCTACGATACGCCGGGTGAGGGTGGCGAGGGCAAACCTCCGGGGGCACGACACACGTTGAGGGTGGGGTTTATGGGCAGGCTGGTCCCGATCAAGGGCGTGGACCGGGCCATTGAGGTGGTCGGCGAGCTGCGGTCGGCGGGCGTTGATGTCACGCTGGAGATCGCCGGCGATGGGCCGGAGCGCCGGGGGTTGGAGGCGCGTTCCGGCAAGGGCATCGCTTTTCTGGGGCATGTAAGCGGAGCGAAGAAGTCGGCATTTCTCAAGGGGATCGACGTATTTCTTCTGCCCTCGCGCCGCCTCAACGGGGGCCGTCATGAGGGGATGCCTGTCTCGCTGCTTGAGGCTGCGGGGTGTGGTGCGGTGCCGGTGGTCGGGGAGGTGCCCGGGGTGGAGCGCTGGCTGGCCGAGCCCGGCTGGCAGATGGCGCATGACGACGCCGGGCTGCGCGCGGCGTTGCAGCGCGCAGCCCGGCTGAAGGCAGGCGATCCCGAGGGGTTTGAAGCATTGCGCAAGGCCAGCCGCCGGTGCGTGGCGACGCTGCGCTGGCCGGAGTACGGCCTGCGCTGGGAGCGCTGGCTGGAGGAGCCGGCGTGCCTTTTCTGGGATGGTGATCCCGGAGGTTAAGCCGTGCTCCCGGGGGTTCAGCGCACCATTTTGGAGAAGCGCTTGAAGGCGGGGTGCTCTGCACTGCGCAGCGCATCGAAGACCACTGTCTCGTAGTTGGTGATGACGGCGCCGGCCTGCTCCATCACCCGCAGGCCGTTGTCGCGGTTCTCCAGACGGCGGCTGATCACCGCGTCGAAGGGCACGAAGACTCGGTGGCGGTGTTCGAGCAGCGCGCGCACCGTAGCCTGCACACAGATATGGGCCTCCATGCCGCAGACGACGATGCGTTTGGGAAGTTCGATCAGGAAGCGGTGAAACTCCGGAGCGGCACAGGCATCAAAGGTCATCTTTTCGACGCGTTCTGCGCCGGCGTCGTTGAGCGACTGGAGGAGTGAGGCTTCGGTAGGCCCCAGGCCCCGGGGGTACTGCTCGGTGTAGACGATCTGGGCGCCCACCTCCTGGGCTAGCTCCACCAGTGTTTTGGTGGCATGGAGGCAGCGCTCCATCTCGGGCTCGGGCATCGCCTTGAGCAGACGCTCCTGGACGTCGACCACCAGCAGCGCGGATTTTGAACCAAGGTAGATGTCAGTCATGGTAAGTTCCTGGAAATAATATGCTTTCAGGTTCTGATGTTCTGGCGAGGTAGAGGCACGAGCACCCGAGGGAGGCGGCGCTGATTTCTTGGGTGAAGCCCCGGCCTCTGATAGGGTCCGCTCGTTAAGAGGGGGGGCGAGGCAAGGCTAGAGGTTAGAGAGGCGGCGGACAAGTCCGGCCGCTCGGGCAGCAGCGAAGGAACTCGGTCATGAAGCGAGTGGATATTCTGGGGCGATGGCAAAAGAGGCTGGCAGTGGCGAGCTGCGCCTGGGTGCTGGCGAGCTGTGGCACGGAGGGCAGTGAGGCTCCCGGGCCGCTGCCGGCGCCGGTGGAGGCGGTCCGTCAGTTGGTGGAGTCGCGTGTGGGGGAGCTGGCACCGGTGCTGGAAGAGGCCGCCCGCGAGAAGGCGCTGCGCGGAGCCGTGGAGGCGTTGGTAGCGAATGAGGCGGCCCGGCCTTTTGCCGCCCGGGTTCAGTCGGGGCTGCGCTATTCGACGGTGTATCAGCGCGAGTACGTGGATGGAGAGCGCTGGCCCTTTTTGACCGAGGAAGGAGGGCTCAATGAGGTGGGGCTTGCTGTGTTGGAGGAGGTGCGAAAGGCCCCCTTGCATGGCATCGACCCGACGCTCTTTGGGGTGGAGCGCATTGAGAAACTCCAGGCGCGCATCGCGGCGTTGAGTCCCGATGAGCCCGCCGGCGAGGAGAGCGCCTTTAAGCTCCAGCCTCAGGAAGTGGAGTCGCTGGTCGTGGCGGTCAGTGCGTTTGCTGAGACTCATGGGGGGCTGGAGGGGCCGGTGGTTGAGCGTACGCTGATCCGCGGGGGCACAGGGCTGGAGCGGGTACAGGAGTACGTGCGGGAGCGGGGCCGGGCGTTTGCCGAGCGCTCGGCGTTGCGCGCCGAGCTGGAGCTCTACGTGGCGGACGCCGCGCTGCGATACGCCCGGGAGATGCGTCACGCCAACCTCAATCGCCTGGGCTGGCGAGAATTGCGCGATGCTGGCGGTTCCACCGAACTTATTCTGGGGCGGATGCAGCACACGTTGGAAGCGCTGAATAAGGCCGGCGGAGCCGACGATGTACAGGAAGTGTTCCGGGGGTTGGAGCCCGATCATCCCCAGTACCGGGCGCTCTTTGAGGCCACGCAGCGCTATCGGGAGTGGGTAGCAGAAGGTGGGTGGCCGGAGGTGCGTCCGGTGTCGCTTCGCGAGGGGACGCGCAGCCCACGGGTGGGCGTCTTGCGCGAGCGGCTGCGGCGAGAGGGCTATCTCTCGCCGGTGGAGCCCGACGAGGAAGTTGTCGAGCCCGGTGATGAGGTCGAAGAGGCGTCGGCGGAGTTGGTCGCGCGTGCCGATGTGCTGGATCCGGATGGGGAGGTCGCGCGTAGCGATGCGGCGGGTGCGGACGAGGTGCCGGCGGAGGAGGTGGTGCCCGAGGTCGATGCGGCAGGTGCGGACGAGGTGCCGGCGGAGGAGGTGGTGCCCGAGGTCGATCCTGACGTCGTCGATGCCGCGCTCATCGAAGCGATGCGGCTGTATCGCCAGACCCATCAGTTCCAGGAGCGTGGCGAGCCCGGCGCCGGGGTGTGGCGAAGTCTCAACGTGAGCGCCGAGAGAAGGCTCGCGCAGATGGAGCTGACGCTGGGACGCTGGCGAGAGAGTCATATGGATGGAGACGAGGACTTCGTCTTTGTGAACATCCCTGACTTTCACGCCGAAGTCTTTGTGGAAGGGGAGCGGCAGATGCGCTTTCGGGTGGTT
This genomic interval from Lujinxingia sediminis contains the following:
- a CDS encoding LemA family protein; translation: MSDDTTPRSEPGGVKTKLVMLVLGPIMIGLSVLVALSSFSQLKTARAIDRMVEQRLGGALEGPARLMGEVVAAGKVFSATGYEGRCVIHRTDTFERRGSGDSKKEWHRTGSTLQKANFSLRDASGELKVVPGDAPQYVLPRVYQEQRGKKRVEEYCLEVGSEALVEGVVKRSGNALQVIFEGGEELPMRVVGGGASVARELATGGSFALLMVSLLLLVLGLWSLFNSIGLVSVGGFMVVLTLGVLLSLLGFGARLTVGELEANAAQVARAKTSAETSIRKMMGSSARGWEPVWEEPWNLSAGPFEGLNRAERARVELMRVNVSSTIDEARRYQRRPPEVFFSIALGYPWFKEVALSEAEEALKPEVERGWRRGLGFGAGLGGGALSAILMMLFSFIGLRELTRLRISRNLPTPPVAGVSYGPTEVKGRVVLHPDYGTIVSPVKNRPCVAWAIDGQTYDSSIDHKGKIKKGFETKTYEAVPFYCVDESGQVLVEVHGAEILSDHVETQKRGKDETHYHRIDEGDTIYVLGTATIDPETHTSLRMGVGEKDVPYILSNWSERRVQRSKFRRATAFVAVGLVALMGMALSALGLVTIFSPLMLVGVAAAVFAWALIMPVIFLYNDLIFMRLRVDRAWANIEVALKKRFDLISKLEEVVRGHMEHERGLLEAVSSARARREKLGKSREGLEAVAEEEEVLSQRVMGLVEAYPELKSQELVDQFSQSLTEVENELGLMRQGYNDAVTFYNTRRESFPQKVVAGPLGFTPRLLWEGREGQAAGHETAA
- a CDS encoding ATP-binding cassette domain-containing protein, which produces MIALYDVKVPTCGAGRADARALSWRVERGQWAEVVGGAGSGKSALFEVITLMSQPLSGRLVVAGRNLERVGRGGLSAVRQEIGACAQWPQVLVGRTVVEHAVLPMVARGGASGALAAAEAVLEGLGLEHLRDVPGSQLSAQDRMLVGVMMATVGSPKLVVIDAVHEALEAAWRGRVLSWLWQLKERGSTVVVLGRRPTSRSSGGEILRLDAVAPEAALC
- a CDS encoding cell division protein FtsX, producing the protein MLRSPLVALSQRRVWTACVLLGLAATLSLGGVLALGGWQLERAQQSAATQYWPAIYVEGQPESAQLDVLIAEVEGWSRVDQVHRRSPEESLDLLRERLGEEEVRRMGLDASLLPVVLEVEPSMLGQGSEALAARVAALEVREEVVAVDLPESQALEALAAWRAIRAGVWLSWALALMGALMGLGGLVWRLREEERAEQTMLEQFGASRVALGRPTLIRGLVLGGAAGVLAAPATLMLFSGFRAALQPLLVDATLSAAAAVPVMLAQVVGGALLGTLIGWVLRRPRQSDTAPGALRPLLDWRLP
- a CDS encoding murein hydrolase activator EnvC family protein, whose amino-acid sequence is MTTRRSGARRLAGAVLLALFLSSPAGAEVPAAEGPNAPGWLKGLDARERDAIALDEELERQLAQARALDASGDLVMADEHAVWRATRGMRREISTRRAAWDAATRKVARQPVWQPPARADRVKRLLELSELAAMATLHDELDTLGELARGVERGAELLTWRTRLDVSIAEQQALIAARKRERALWIEQALHQGGSGLHLAYVQAAQALEEAEASMPENPSTADFHRKKGALVPPVSAPVTHPFGPRKLKGTQSTVRHTGLTFEVEVGTDVRPVSEGLVVYAERFVGYGLVVIVDHGGDYHSLYAHLERIEVEVGQRVGRADVLGTSGESGRLEGPGLYFELRERGRPVDPAPWFVTR
- a CDS encoding glycosyltransferase family 2 protein, which encodes MLEGKRIAVVVPAYCEEAILPRTLAGLPDFVDQVIVVDDGSPDRTFEVARALARDEARVEVVRLGFNQGVGRAIVCGYERALAMGADVVVVMAADDQMDPADLPAVLAPLLQGCADYVKGNRLRHPEIGRMPPLRRAGTAVLARMTSLVSGLEGLEDTQCGYTAISRQMLKALPLRELYPRYGYPNDMLIRLAEQGARVVQPVVRPVYADEVSGLKISRVVGPISGILLRGAVRRVRRLKVSGSVRGEVVTLRAGAACEGAGALAGAQSWDDALAAAE
- a CDS encoding glycosyltransferase; protein product: MNLLVLTSSYPRFEGDGAGAFVARWCESLAARGHRVRVLCFRGEGAPPGSPREVGGVRVRFVPYAPRAQERLFFGAGGPENLEKTPALAALMVPAAAAMLAAGLQELRAERADRIVGHWVLPGGVLARALGRLTGVPSVVVGHSGGVHALGRLPRGVARVVAGEMLAGPVTMSSGVLAGRLCDLAARPGALASVVVAPMGYDTPGEGGEGKPPGARHTLRVGFMGRLVPIKGVDRAIEVVGELRSAGVDVTLEIAGDGPERRGLEARSGKGIAFLGHVSGAKKSAFLKGIDVFLLPSRRLNGGRHEGMPVSLLEAAGCGAVPVVGEVPGVERWLAEPGWQMAHDDAGLRAALQRAARLKAGDPEGFEALRKASRRCVATLRWPEYGLRWERWLEEPACLFWDGDPGG
- a CDS encoding isochorismatase family protein; this translates as MTDIYLGSKSALLVVDVQERLLKAMPEPEMERCLHATKTLVELAQEVGAQIVYTEQYPRGLGPTEASLLQSLNDAGAERVEKMTFDACAAPEFHRFLIELPKRIVVCGMEAHICVQATVRALLEHRHRVFVPFDAVISRRLENRDNGLRVMEQAGAVITNYETVVFDALRSAEHPAFKRFSKMVR
- a CDS encoding L,D-transpeptidase family protein translates to MKRVDILGRWQKRLAVASCAWVLASCGTEGSEAPGPLPAPVEAVRQLVESRVGELAPVLEEAAREKALRGAVEALVANEAARPFAARVQSGLRYSTVYQREYVDGERWPFLTEEGGLNEVGLAVLEEVRKAPLHGIDPTLFGVERIEKLQARIAALSPDEPAGEESAFKLQPQEVESLVVAVSAFAETHGGLEGPVVERTLIRGGTGLERVQEYVRERGRAFAERSALRAELELYVADAALRYAREMRHANLNRLGWRELRDAGGSTELILGRMQHTLEALNKAGGADDVQEVFRGLEPDHPQYRALFEATQRYREWVAEGGWPEVRPVSLREGTRSPRVGVLRERLRREGYLSPVEPDEEVVEPGDEVEEASAELVARADVLDPDGEVARSDAAGADEVPAEEVVPEVDAAGADEVPAEEVVPEVDPDVVDAALIEAMRLYRQTHQFQERGEPGAGVWRSLNVSAERRLAQMELTLGRWRESHMDGDEDFVFVNIPDFHAEVFVEGERQMRFRVVVGNNKRVCDRDTGRWVYPNATPVQWAPMEHMILNPSWYVPPRLVRESLAPKAANNPNYYEENGYEVLQLGSGEAVRQKPGPDNALGVAKFIFPNEQNIYLHDTPQKHYFDYPVRGFSSGCVRVHQPVELARFLAEYQGREELNIDELIDSGRTRKIDFERQLPVFIEYYTVWIDEAGHANFLADIYRDDARRSSEDPEAFDDCSARLAPKEVDVEGSDEQPAGVSSDLGP